One Rouxiella sp. S1S-2 genomic window, GTGCGCAGCGCTGCCAGCAGGCTGTTTTGCGCCTCGTCAGTTAAAATCTGGCGCAATAAAGTCAGCGAGGAGGCATCGGGGCGATGGGTCTCTGGCAATGTGAAGGACAGCTGCAAGCGAGGCGTCGCGCCGCTTTGCATCGAGAAATCACGTTCATGGCCCAGCGTTAGCGGCTGAGTGAGGGGCGATTGTTTCTCTTGTGCTGCTGGAAATAGTGTCGCGTACTGCGTCGCCAGTGCGGCGAGTTCTTCTACAGACTGTGGACCCGAGAGCCAGAGGGTCAGATTACCGCTGTGGAAATACTGCTGGTGATAATCGCTCAGCGCCTGCTGCAGCGAATCGATATCTTGGCCAAAATGCGCCAAATTTCCAACGTGAAAGCGGGTTAATGCTGTGGGTGATATTAACGCTGCACCGAGCGCCGCCTCGCATAACGTGTCGGTATCGGTGCTTAACATCTTAAACTCGGCGTCGATTACCGCCATTTCTTGCGCGATAGAATCTGCGGCAAGCAGCGGTCGCGCCAGCATATCAACCAGCCGGGCAAAACCGTCGTCCAACTTGGGCGCAGCGATATCAAAAAACCAGGCGGTCATCGTTGGAAGCGTGGTGGCATTGAGCCTCGCGCCTTCGGCCTGCGCCCAGCTCATCAGGCGCTGCGAGCCCTGATAATGTTGACTGCCGGCAAACACCACGTGTTCGAATAAGTGTGCCAGCCCCGGCCACGCTGAGGGTTCGTGATGACTGCCGGCCGAGAGATGAAACAGGGCAGCCGCGTGTGAGGCCTGCGGGCTGTGAGTCAGATTGACCCGCAGGCCGTTCGCCAGTTGCAGCCTTTTTTGCATCATGGCACCGGCGTTTTGAAAATCAGCTGCTGAGAGTTTTTGCGGTTGCGGAACTGTAGCTGGCTGACCTGAATATTGGTGCAGTTGGCCTGCTCGCGCGCTTCTAAAATCATGCCGTGATGCTCTGATTTGGAACATACCGGATCGGCGTTATCGGCATTGCCGGTCAGCATAAAGGCCTGACAGCGGCAGCCGCCAAAATCTTTCTCTTTTTCCGAGCAGGAACGACAAGGCTCCGGCATCCAGTCAAAGCCGCGATATTTATTAAAGCCAAACGAGTTGTACCAGATGTCTTGTAAGGATTGTTCCAGCACCGACGGAAACTCGACCGGCAGCTGGCGCGCGCTGTGGCAAGGCAGCGCCATACCTTCCGGCGTTACGCTTAAGAAAATTGCACCCCAACCGCCCATGCAACCCTTCGGACGCTCCTCATAATAATCGGGCGTCACAAACAGCAGGTTGGCCAGATTGCCTTTGTCGGCCATCTTGACGCGATACTCCGCCACGACCGCTTCGGCATCAGCGATTTGTTGCCGAGTTGGCAGCAGGCCTTCGCGGTTCAGCTGCGCCCAGCCGTAAAACTGGCAGGTCGCCAGCTCGACGTCGTCGGCCTCCAGCTCAATGCTCAGTTCGATGATTTTATCAATCTGATGAATATTATGGCGATGCAGCACAAAGTTAAGCACCATAGGATAGCCGTGGGCTTTCACTGCTTTGGCCATATCCAGTTTCTGCTGAAATGCCTTGGCAGAACCGGCCAGCGCGGCGTTGAGCGTTTCGTCACTGGCCTGAAAGCTTATCTGAATATGATCCAGACCGGCTTCGGCGAAGGCGTCGATTTTCTTTTCGGTCAAACCAATGCCAGAAGTGATCAGATTGGTATAAAAACCGAGATCACGCGCCGCCTTGATAAGCTCGGGCAAGTCCTTGCGCACCAGCGGTTCACCGCCGGAGAAGCCAATTTGCACCGCGCCCATCGCACGCGCCTGTTCAAACACCGTAATCCATTGTTCGGTGGTCAGCTCTTTCTCCTGCTTGGCAAAATCGAGCGGATTTGAGCAGTAGGGACACTGCAACGGACAACGATAAGTCAACTCCGCCAGCAACCAGAGCGGCGGTTTGACCTGGGGTTTAAGCAGGTTCACGGAAAATTATCCATTTTTGTTCATAGGCTTGGGCAAAAAACTCTTTCACGTCGTCGTCAACGCCGCCCGCTTCTGGGAAACGCTGATTCAGCCCGTCAATGATTTCTGAAAGCAGGCGTTTACCGTCGACGTTTTCCAAAATCATGGCGGCGCTTTCATTGAGTTTTGCCATGCCTTCGGGGTAAAGGATCACGTGGCAATCTTGTGTCGGCTCCCACTGCAAGCGGAAACCGCGACGAAACATTGGCACCTGATTGACGTTAATTTCGATCACAGAAGCTTTCCTTTATGCCATACCGGCTGCTGCGTTACGCTGTGGT contains:
- the pqqE gene encoding pyrroloquinoline quinone biosynthesis protein PqqE yields the protein MNLLKPQVKPPLWLLAELTYRCPLQCPYCSNPLDFAKQEKELTTEQWITVFEQARAMGAVQIGFSGGEPLVRKDLPELIKAARDLGFYTNLITSGIGLTEKKIDAFAEAGLDHIQISFQASDETLNAALAGSAKAFQQKLDMAKAVKAHGYPMVLNFVLHRHNIHQIDKIIELSIELEADDVELATCQFYGWAQLNREGLLPTRQQIADAEAVVAEYRVKMADKGNLANLLFVTPDYYEERPKGCMGGWGAIFLSVTPEGMALPCHSARQLPVEFPSVLEQSLQDIWYNSFGFNKYRGFDWMPEPCRSCSEKEKDFGGCRCQAFMLTGNADNADPVCSKSEHHGMILEAREQANCTNIQVSQLQFRNRKNSQQLIFKTPVP
- the pqqD gene encoding pyrroloquinoline quinone biosynthesis peptide chaperone PqqD — protein: MFRRGFRLQWEPTQDCHVILYPEGMAKLNESAAMILENVDGKRLLSEIIDGLNQRFPEAGGVDDDVKEFFAQAYEQKWIIFREPA